A window from Citrus sinensis cultivar Valencia sweet orange chromosome 3, DVS_A1.0, whole genome shotgun sequence encodes these proteins:
- the LOC102619974 gene encoding TMV resistance protein N-like isoform X4: MASSSIQNVPHWPYDAFLSFRGADTRKSFISHLYATLNGKGIYVFKDDKELERGASISPGLLKAIETSRISIIVFSQNYASSTWCLDELVKIVQCKNKNDHQQMVFPIFYDVEPTVVRKQTGSFREAFFKHEEFFRESLERVKKWRDALEEVANISGWELKEYRNESEFIWDIVKAISSKIPVKSETLKKLVGIDSRLEELRSLMDEGPNDDVRMIGICGMGGLGKTTLARVVYDLISHEFEGSSFLADIREKFEKEGSVISFQRQLLFQMLKLEDNTIWNVDDGINILGSRLQHKKVLLVIDDVVDIKQLEYLAGKREWFGPGSRIIITSRDEHLLKTHGMDEVYKPNELNYHDALQLFNMKAFKIQKPLEECVQLSERVLQYAGGLPLALEVLSSFLNGRSVDQWRSTLERLQIDPPNKIMSILQISFDGLRELEKKIFLDIACFFKWRTRDYVTKILEGCGFSPIIGIEVLIERSLLTVDGGNRLGMHDLLQELGQLIVTRQSPEEPGNRSRLWKKEEVRQVLIENTGSEVVEGIMVDDYFFRGNDVHLSAKAFSLMTNLRLLKISNVQLPEGLEYLSNRLRLLDWRRYPLKSLPSNLQLDKIVEFKMCYSRIEELWKGFKPLNMLRVMKLSHSENLIKTPDFTKVPNLEVLDLEGCSRLGEIHQSLLRHNKLILLNLKGCTSLTTLPGEIFMKSLQTLVLSSCLNLRKFPDIVGGMECLQQLRLDGTSITEVPSSIELLTGLKLLNLNDCKNLSSLPVTIRSLKCLRTLELSGCSKLKKFPQIVASMEDLSKLCLDGTSITEVPSSIELLTGLELLNLNDCKNLARLPNSINGLKSLKTLNLSGCCKLETVPDTLGKVESLEELDISETAVRRPPSSIFLMKNLKTLSFRGCNGPPSSASWHLQLPFNLMGKSSCPVALMLPCLSGLCSLTKLDLSDCGLGEGAIPSDIGNLHLLNKLNLSGNNFVTLPASLNGLLKLEELKLEDCKRLQSLPQLPSNVNRVSLNGCSSLVTLLGAFRLRKSCYTIIECIDGSKLLGKNGLAISMLREYLEAVSDPSHKFSIVVPGSEIPKWFMYQNEGSSITVTRPSYLYNMNKVVGYAICCVFHVPKHSTGTYLWRSYPQLKLLCSMDGSNVRHFIHSRGKFGHAGSDHVWLFYLCRQHCCHLHCPRWNFESNHFKLSFFDEREKDGLAGSGPVLKVKRCGFHPVYIHEVEELDQTTKQWTRFTSYNLYESHHDFVRSNMEAATTSKRSLAENAGGAEASGSGCWDEDEEPPPKRFRQLK, from the exons atggCTTCCTCGAGCATACAAAATGTGCCTCATTGGCCATATGACGCCTTCTTAAGCTTTAGAGGAGCAGACACCCGTAAAAGCTTCATAAGTCATCTCTATGCTACTTTGAATGGAAAAGGAATTTATGTATTCAAGGATGACAAAGAACTCGAGAGAGGAGCATCCATTTCACCTGGACTTCTTAAAGCAATTGAAACTTCtagaatttcaattattgttttctcTCAAAACTATGCTTCCTCCACTTGGTGCTTGGATGAACTTGTTAAGATTGTTCAATGCAAGAACAAAAATGATCATCAACAAATGgtttttccaattttctatGATGTTGAACCCACTGTGGTAAGGAAACAAACCGGAAGTTTTCGAGAAGCTTTTTTTAAACATGAAGAATTTTTTAGGGAGAGTCTAGAAAGGGTGAAAAAGTGGAGAGACGCTTTGGAAGAGGTGGCTAATATTTCTGGCTGGGAATTGAAAGAGTACAG GAATGAGTCGGAATTTATTTGGGATATTGTCAAGGCGATATCAAGTAAAATACCTGTAAAATCAGAGACCCTTAAAAAGCTAGTGGGAATAGATTCACGCTTGGAAGAACTGAGGTCTCTTATGGACGAAGGGCCTAATGATGATGTTCGTATGATAGGGATTTGTGGTATGGGAGGTTTAGGTAAGACGACTCTTGCAAGAGTTGTTTATGACTTGATCTCTCATGAATTTGAAGGGAGTAGTTTTCTTGCCGatattagagaaaaatttgaaaaagaaggtAGTGTAATCTCTTTTCAAAGGCAACTCCTTTTCCAAATGTTAAAGCTTGAAGATAATACCATATGGAATGTCGATGATGGCATCAACATTTTAGGAAGCAGGCTGCAACACAAAAAGGTTCTTCTTGTTATCGACGATGTGGTTGACATAAAGCAATTAGAGTATTTAGCTGGAAAGCGTGAGTGGTTTGGTCCTGGCAGCAGGATCATCATAACATCACGAGATGAACATCTGTTAAAGACACATGGAATGGATGAAGTATATAAGCCTAATGAACTAAATTACCATGATGCTCTTCAACTTTTCAACATGAAAGCTTTTAAAATCCAAAAGCCTCTGGAAGAATGTGTGCAACTGTCTGAACGTGTTCTACAGTATGCCGGTGGTCTTCCATTAGCTCTCGAAGTTTTGAGTTCCTTTTTGAATGGTAGATCCGTGGATCAATGGAGAAGCACCTTGGAAAGGCTACAAATAGATCCTCCCAATAAGATTATGAGTATACTTCAAATAAGTTTTGACGGACTACGAGAattagagaagaaaatatttcttgatATTGCATGTTTCTTTAAATGGAGGACTAGAGATTATGTAACAAAAATTCTAGAGGGATGTGGTTTTTCCCCAATCATTGGAATTGAAGTTCTTATTGAAAGATCTTTGTTAACGGTTGATGGCGGCAACAGATTGGGGATGCATGATTTGTTACAGGAATTGGGACAACTGATTGTTACGAGACAATCACCCGAAGAACCTGGGAACCGCAGCAGATTatggaagaaagaagaagtaCGCCAAGTGTTGATAGAAAACACG GGAAGTGAAGTAGTTGAAGGAATAATGGTTGATGATTATTTCTTTCGTGGAAATGATGTGCATTTAAGTGCTAAAGCATTTTCACTGATGACCAACCTAAGATTGCTCAAAATAAGTAACGTGCAACTTCCTGAAGGCCTAGAATACCTCTCTAACAGGTTGCGATTACTTGATTGGCGTCGGTATCCTTTGAAATCTTTGCCATCAAATCTGCAATTGGATAAAAtagttgaatttaaaatgtgtTACAGCCGCATTGAAGAATTATGGAAAGGATTCAAa CCTTTAAACATGTTGAGAGTCATGAAACTCAGCCATTCAGAGAATCTGATTAAGACACCAGACTTCACAAAGGTCCCAAACTTAGAGGTGTTGGATCTTGAAGGATGTTCAAGGTTGGGTGAAATTCACCAGTCTTTGCTGCGTCACAATAAGCTGAtcttgttgaatttgaaaggtTGTACAAGTCTTACAACTCTTCCGGGTGAGATATTTATGAAATCGCTTCAAACACTTGTTCTTTCTAGTTGCTTGAATTTGAGGAAATTTCCAGACATTGTAGGAGGTATGGAGTGTTTGCAGCAACTTCGTTTGGATGGAACGTCCATTACAGAAGTGCCATCATCTATTGAACTTTTGACCGGACTTAAActgttgaatttgaatgacTGCAAAAATCTCTCGAGTCTGCCAGTTACTATAAGGAGTTTAAAATGTCTAAGAACTCTGGAGCTCTCTGGTTGCTCGAAACTGAAGAAGTTTCCGCAGATTGTGGCAAGTATGGAAGATCTGTCCAAGCTCTGTCTGGATGGAACTTCCATTACAGAAGTGCCATCATCTATTGAACTTTTGACCGGACTtgaattgttgaatttgaatgacTGCAAAAATCTCGCGAGACTTCCCAACAGTATAAATGGTTTAAAATCCCTCAAAACTTTGAATCTCTCAGGCTGCTGCAAACTTGAAACCGTGCCAGACACGCTTGGGAAAGTAGAAAGTTTGGAAGAGCTTGATATAAGCGAAACAGCTGTAAGACGACCTCCATCCTCCATTTTTCTTATGAAGAATCTTAAAACATTATCTTTCCGTGGGTGCAATGGACCACCATCATCTGCATCATGGCATTTGCAGCTTCCCTTCAATTTGATGGGAAAGAGTTCATGTCCAGTAGCTTTGATGTTGCCTTGTCTGTCAGGTTTGTGCTCTTTAACAAAATTAGATCTCAGTGACTGTGGTCTAGGGGAAGGAGCAATCCCGAGTGATATTGGCAACCTACACTTATTAAACAAGTTGAATCTGAGTGGAAACAATTTTGTTACGCTGCCAGCAAGCCTTAACGGTCTTTTAAAACTTGAAGAACTAAAGTTGGAAGATTGTAAAAGGCTTCAATCTCTGCCACAACTTCCATCCAACGTAAATCGAGTTAGTCTGAATGGTTGTTCTTCATTGGTGACGTTATTAGGTGCATTCAGACTACGCAAGTCCTGCTACACAATTATTGAATGTATAGACGGCTCGAAATTGCTCGGAAAGAACGGTTTGGCAATTTCAATGCTACGAGAGTACCTTGAG GCAGTGTCAGATCCAAGCCATAAATTTAGCATTGTTGTTCCAGGAAGTGAAATTCCAAAGTGGTTCATGTATCAGAATGAGGGTTCTTCAATAACAGTCACAAGGCCTTCATATTTGTATAATATGAATAAGGTTGTGGGATATGCTATTTGCTGTGTTTTTCATGTCCCTAAGCATTCAACTGGTACCTATTTATGGCGTTCGTATCCTCAACTTAAGTTGCTCTGCTCCATGGATGGCTCTAATGTCCgtcattttattcattctaGAGGGAAATTCGGTCATGCTGGGTCAGACCATGTTTGGCTATTCTATTTGTGTCGACAACATTGCTGTCATTTGCATTGTCCAAGGTGGAATTTTGAATCTAATCATTTTAAGTTGTCATTTTTTGATGAACGAGAGAAAGACGGTCTGGCTGGGTCAGGTCCTGTATTGAAGGTGAAGAGGTGTGGCTTCCATCCAGTTTATATACACGAAGTTGAGGAGTTGGACCAAACAACAAAGCAATGGACTCGCTTTACTTCTTATAATCTGTATGAATCCCATCATGATTTTGTTCGATCAAATATGGAAGCAGCCACAACATCAAAGCGAAGCCTTGCAGAAAATGCTGGGGGAGCTGAAGCCAGTGGCAGTGGCTGCTGGGATGAAGATGAGGAACCACCACCTAAAAGATTTAGACAACTCAAATGA